Proteins encoded by one window of Bacteroidota bacterium:
- a CDS encoding T9SS type A sorting domain-containing protein: MKTFFTVISFLGAVLFCGNLQAQSWSYAKQGTPTWMGASAKDIYVDATGSVSLGEIGLIDIFEGEVYVVKHDLSGNVLWENSFDHPGTIEITERIAPVPSDGGFLLSSILADGYRPWIIKTDASGNLVWSSEAWSDLLPENSGSQVYAYQLPDDNIAVVAPRDVEKKVYFYTVDNATGALISTTTVDYNEVMPGCIIGTACDITSDPGGNSLIAFNFVCTDSLPAALARFSSSFTLEMSQLCGATGVAYPMQIEVITGGFGYYVVGSQNTGGFFGDVWSPYICLVDYGGTFYGSNSFPGALYNSTGYGLTTVGSELRMIRYNFSGDSYGDSPGDYMEIVTIPEWYDPETAAKTINYAPYNTLEVIKPYNDGYIVGGTFWEIGLPSYFTIIASDDLENLPECIFNCVWPGDADNSGLTDMDDLLAIGLGYAATGASRAGATIDWTGQNAEEWATALPDGTNHKYTDCNGDGIINADDTTAVSINYSFDHAVNTLRTDAGDIPLSFVTDGSATIGLNTIPIVLGDAVNMVEEIYGIRFNVVVDGENIEPGSIKINFNDSWMLDADNYLQLTKNNGIDLNADGGAVRTDNTNASGYGEIGTLSFVVIDNIAGKGEAEDIEYSFENIRAINLEGEDLSVVGVSSTETNPTAINELNNIVFTISPNPTSNYFYLQTNNSVENISIFNITGNKLMELKNTISELNYFDVNELPAGQYLVEVISEGNVFTQKLMIIK, translated from the coding sequence ATGAAAACTTTTTTTACCGTTATTTCCTTCCTCGGTGCTGTTTTATTCTGCGGCAATTTACAGGCACAGAGCTGGTCTTATGCCAAACAGGGCACACCTACCTGGATGGGCGCAAGCGCAAAAGACATTTATGTTGACGCAACAGGTTCGGTTTCGTTGGGAGAAATTGGATTGATAGATATTTTTGAAGGAGAAGTTTATGTTGTTAAACATGACCTTTCCGGCAATGTGCTTTGGGAAAATTCTTTTGATCACCCGGGAACCATAGAAATTACCGAACGTATTGCTCCGGTACCTTCCGACGGTGGATTTTTACTTTCTTCCATTTTGGCTGATGGTTACAGACCCTGGATCATTAAAACCGACGCTTCGGGAAACCTTGTTTGGTCAAGCGAGGCCTGGTCAGACCTTCTACCTGAAAATTCCGGTAGTCAGGTTTATGCATATCAATTGCCCGATGATAATATCGCAGTTGTTGCACCACGCGACGTAGAAAAGAAAGTATATTTTTATACAGTTGATAATGCTACTGGTGCTCTTATTTCTACAACAACTGTCGATTATAATGAAGTGATGCCGGGTTGTATTATTGGTACTGCTTGCGATATTACAAGTGACCCGGGTGGAAATTCACTTATAGCATTTAATTTTGTTTGCACTGATAGTTTGCCAGCAGCACTCGCAAGATTTTCTTCTTCATTTACTTTGGAAATGTCGCAATTATGCGGTGCCACTGGAGTAGCCTATCCTATGCAAATTGAAGTTATTACCGGAGGTTTCGGTTACTATGTTGTTGGTTCCCAAAATACGGGTGGCTTTTTTGGAGATGTTTGGAGCCCTTATATTTGTTTAGTGGATTATGGCGGAACCTTTTATGGTTCAAATTCATTTCCAGGAGCTCTTTATAATTCAACCGGATATGGACTTACAACCGTGGGTTCAGAATTAAGAATGATACGATATAACTTCAGTGGAGACAGTTATGGTGATTCCCCCGGAGATTATATGGAAATTGTAACAATACCTGAATGGTATGATCCGGAAACCGCTGCAAAAACAATTAATTACGCACCTTATAATACTTTAGAAGTTATCAAACCATATAACGATGGTTATATAGTTGGTGGTACTTTCTGGGAAATTGGACTTCCATCTTATTTCACAATAATTGCCAGCGACGATCTGGAAAATTTACCTGAATGTATATTTAATTGTGTTTGGCCGGGTGATGCCGACAACAGTGGTTTAACCGATATGGATGATCTGCTTGCAATTGGTTTGGGATATGCTGCAACGGGCGCTTCAAGAGCAGGTGCTACAATTGATTGGACCGGACAAAATGCTGAAGAATGGGCAACAGCTTTACCCGACGGCACAAATCATAAATACACCGATTGTAATGGCGATGGAATAATAAATGCTGATGACACTACTGCAGTTTCAATTAATTATTCCTTTGATCACGCAGTAAATACTTTAAGAACGGATGCCGGTGATATTCCATTAAGTTTTGTTACAGATGGTTCTGCAACAATCGGATTAAATACCATTCCAATTGTTTTAGGTGATGCTGTAAATATGGTGGAGGAAATTTATGGTATACGTTTTAATGTTGTTGTTGATGGTGAAAATATCGAACCCGGTTCCATAAAAATTAATTTTAATGATTCATGGATGTTGGATGCAGATAATTATTTACAACTAACAAAAAATAATGGTATTGATCTGAATGCTGATGGCGGCGCTGTAAGAACTGATAATACCAATGCTTCAGGTTACGGTGAAATTGGAACATTAAGTTTTGTTGTTATTGATAATATTGCAGGTAAAGGTGAAGCGGAAGATATAGAATATAGTTTTGAAAATATTCGCGCAATTAATTTGGAAGGAGAAGATTTATCTGTTGTGGGAGTTTCGTCAACAGAAACAAATCCTACAGCAATTAATGAATTAAATAATATAGTTTTTACCATCTCTCCTAACCCAACTTCAAATTATTTTTATTTACAAACAAATAATTCCGTTGAAAATATTTCCATATTTAATATCACAGGAAATAAATTAATGGAATTAAAAAATACCATTTCTGAATTAAATTATTTTGATGTGAATGAATTGCCTGCAGGACAATATTTGGTGGAAGTAATTTCTGAAGGAAATGTGTTCACACAAAAATTAATGATCATAAAATAA